In Labilibaculum sp. DW002, one DNA window encodes the following:
- a CDS encoding TonB-dependent receptor: MNKYLLLFLLLLPITCFGQVTTEITGYVTDKTEFPLIGASVYLENTTDGSISDENGYYRITGVKPGNYNLIVRYLGYDGQTRYNIEVKSVGNPLYNFTLLEQTQNLTEVIVSNKNKVTRPRETPLSTQSLSAVEIATYPGGNNDVVRVAQSLPGISPSPGGFRNDLIIRGGAPNESVYYLDGVEIPNINHFSTQGSSGGPVGILNVSFIDDVSLASSAFGSQYDNPLSGVLQFSQREGNNRKHNTNFRLSASEAALTHEGPLFKGKNKESKTSYIISARRSYLQFLFKLIGLPIRPDYWDYQYKITHKINKYNTLNLIGLGSIDEFAIEASDDIDENEQSTLDQAPFIEQRTNTMGLSWKNRFKNGKGFMQTTISNNLLVNDFSRYEDNEEQSGLYFKNDSREMETKLRYSLTYYTNDWKLMGGFNVQRSDYKNETLDLNEGFQYKTEIDFLKYGLFTNLTKSFFDQKLDFSFGFRVDGDSFTQGNDFLSTFSPRLAIAYEFANDWKVKTSVGRYYKLPPYTILGYKANNAFSNKKIKYTRSDHYVLGIERILGPASNLSVEGFYKRYEDYPVSVKDGVSLANKGADFNVLGNEEVKSVGNGRSYGLEFLFQQKLSHRFYGIFAYTFFYSEFTGFNKNNYLPSVWDSRHLVSFTGGYKLKRNWELSARYRFAGETPIVPTNIEETTVRYPDVVLDYNRLGEEKLGVFSQLDVRIDKKWNFKKLSLDLFLEIQNILMRNTPEAPEYVLQRDNMGNIQNPRNLIQIAEDDGKPIPTIGFVLDF; encoded by the coding sequence ATGAATAAATACCTGCTTCTTTTTCTTCTTTTATTGCCCATCACTTGTTTTGGACAAGTAACAACGGAAATCACAGGATACGTAACTGATAAAACAGAATTTCCTTTGATTGGAGCTTCTGTTTACCTCGAAAATACAACTGATGGTAGCATTTCTGATGAAAATGGCTATTATCGAATAACAGGTGTAAAGCCTGGCAATTACAATTTAATTGTTCGGTATTTGGGGTACGATGGACAAACTCGTTACAATATTGAAGTTAAATCGGTAGGAAATCCATTATACAATTTCACCTTGCTTGAACAGACGCAGAACTTAACAGAAGTTATTGTGTCTAATAAAAATAAAGTCACTAGACCTAGAGAAACACCACTTTCTACTCAAAGTTTAAGTGCCGTAGAAATTGCGACTTATCCAGGTGGTAATAATGATGTGGTTCGTGTTGCTCAGTCCTTGCCTGGCATATCTCCATCTCCTGGAGGCTTTCGTAACGATTTGATTATACGAGGCGGCGCACCTAACGAATCTGTCTATTATCTAGATGGAGTAGAGATTCCGAATATCAATCATTTTAGCACGCAAGGTAGTTCGGGTGGACCAGTGGGAATCTTGAATGTATCTTTTATTGATGATGTAAGTTTAGCAAGTTCTGCTTTTGGAAGTCAATATGATAATCCTCTTTCCGGGGTATTACAGTTTTCGCAAAGGGAAGGAAACAATAGAAAACACAATACGAACTTTCGTTTGAGTGCCAGCGAGGCAGCACTTACACATGAAGGACCATTGTTTAAGGGGAAAAATAAGGAAAGTAAGACAAGCTACATTATTTCTGCTCGTCGTTCTTATTTGCAGTTTTTATTCAAGCTAATAGGCTTACCTATCCGTCCAGATTATTGGGATTATCAGTATAAAATTACGCACAAAATAAACAAGTACAATACCTTAAACCTTATTGGTCTTGGCTCTATTGACGAATTTGCCATTGAAGCTTCAGATGATATTGACGAAAATGAACAGTCTACGCTCGATCAAGCTCCTTTTATCGAACAACGAACAAATACGATGGGTTTAAGCTGGAAGAATCGTTTCAAAAATGGGAAGGGATTCATGCAAACTACCATAAGTAATAATTTGTTGGTAAATGATTTTTCCAGATACGAAGATAATGAAGAACAATCGGGTTTGTATTTTAAGAATGATTCGCGTGAGATGGAGACTAAATTGCGTTACAGCCTTACCTATTATACCAACGATTGGAAGCTAATGGGCGGATTTAATGTACAGAGAAGCGATTACAAAAATGAAACCTTAGATCTAAATGAAGGTTTTCAATACAAAACAGAAATAGATTTTCTTAAATATGGTCTTTTCACTAACCTAACCAAATCATTTTTCGATCAAAAATTAGATTTTTCATTTGGCTTTAGAGTAGATGGGGACAGTTTTACACAAGGGAATGATTTTCTTTCGACCTTTTCGCCTCGTCTGGCCATAGCTTATGAATTTGCAAATGATTGGAAAGTAAAGACGAGTGTAGGAAGATATTACAAGTTGCCGCCCTATACGATATTGGGCTATAAGGCAAATAATGCATTTTCAAATAAGAAGATCAAGTATACAAGGAGTGATCACTATGTGTTAGGAATTGAGCGAATACTCGGGCCAGCTTCTAATCTTAGTGTAGAAGGATTTTACAAACGATACGAGGATTATCCAGTATCGGTAAAAGATGGAGTTTCTTTAGCCAATAAGGGAGCTGATTTTAATGTGCTGGGAAACGAAGAAGTGAAATCAGTAGGAAATGGACGTTCGTATGGTTTGGAATTTCTTTTTCAACAAAAATTAAGTCATCGATTTTATGGGATCTTTGCCTATACCTTTTTCTACAGCGAGTTCACAGGTTTCAATAAAAACAACTATTTGCCATCAGTATGGGACAGTAGACACTTGGTATCTTTTACCGGAGGATACAAATTGAAACGAAACTGGGAGTTAAGTGCACGTTATCGATTTGCGGGAGAAACACCAATTGTTCCAACAAATATTGAGGAAACAACCGTTCGCTATCCAGATGTTGTATTGGATTATAATCGCTTAGGAGAAGAGAAACTAGGCGTTTTTAGTCAACTAGATGTTCGTATTGATAAAAAATGGAATTTTAAAAAGTTGTCACTTGATTTGTTTCTTGAGATTCAAAATATCCTTATGCGAAATACTCCAGAGGCACCAGAATATGTTTTACAGAGAGATAATATGGGGAATATTCAAAATCCTCGTAATTTAATTCAAATTGCAGAAGATGATGGTAAACCGATTCCTACCATCGGTTTTGTTCTTGATTTTTAG
- a CDS encoding S46 family peptidase, which yields MLRLKLLFICLALFMASAKADEGMWIPALLKKYNIKDMKKAGFKLSAEDVYDINKICLKDAIVGLGKGSRPTTFSGSGSFISSTGLVLTNHHTVVSYLHKHSSDEHNYLRDGFYASTKEEELPAKGLTLSRLIRMEDVTAHLKEGTDTLSAQEASRLMNARGKKLVEAVNTNATITADIKAYFGGTQLFLQVYEVYRDVRIVAMPPLSLGKFGGENDNWKWPRQSADFGILRVYGNSNNESLKYSITNQPITPVNHLELSLKGYEEDDFAMVYGFPGGTKQYLTARAIQQVAEVKNYHGIKIRDAKMAIITDAMNSSEELWLKYSDYMAKTSNSLLRWKAESRGIEKLDLVNLKKEEEKKFIAWVNSSAELKAKYGDVIIGIESCVARLDTLEKLNLYVFEAGINGGNFVSFAGKFDMLNAICSRKNVNEKRLNKELRNLRVGVSNFFNDYDLETEKKFLKVMVKLYDENVGDSLKPSQIVEARKKYNGNFDQYIDEAFEQSIFSSKDKVNKFLKYFTKEDAEKIDNDPVFQLCLSYFLINKDHVMRQRGKVRKEYGKYHTLYLGGIREMKEGEKLVPDANRSLRVSFGQIKGINDEGVEYTYVSSLNDLVEKNQENSKIYPVPEAYAQSCKEAIESTKKTIPTCFISNCHTTGGNSGSAVLNAKGKLIGLNFDSAGNGLVGDYKFMPELTRQISVDIRYVRFVLENQLKAKALLEEWK from the coding sequence ATGCTTAGACTAAAATTATTGTTTATTTGCTTAGCTTTATTTATGGCATCGGCAAAGGCTGACGAAGGAATGTGGATTCCTGCTTTATTAAAAAAATACAATATCAAAGACATGAAAAAGGCAGGTTTTAAACTTTCTGCCGAGGATGTTTATGATATCAATAAGATATGTTTGAAAGATGCAATTGTAGGCTTGGGAAAAGGTTCTCGCCCAACAACTTTCAGTGGAAGTGGATCTTTTATTTCGTCAACAGGATTGGTTTTAACCAATCATCATACCGTTGTTTCATATTTACATAAGCACAGCTCTGATGAGCACAATTACCTGCGTGATGGTTTTTATGCCTCGACGAAAGAAGAGGAATTACCGGCAAAAGGATTAACGCTTTCGCGCTTAATACGAATGGAAGATGTTACTGCTCACTTGAAAGAAGGTACAGATACATTGAGCGCACAAGAAGCAAGCAGATTAATGAATGCTCGTGGAAAAAAGTTGGTAGAGGCCGTGAATACAAATGCAACAATAACCGCTGACATTAAAGCATATTTTGGAGGCACTCAATTGTTTCTTCAGGTGTATGAAGTGTATCGTGATGTTCGTATTGTTGCGATGCCTCCTTTATCATTGGGTAAGTTTGGTGGAGAGAATGACAATTGGAAATGGCCACGTCAATCTGCTGATTTTGGAATTTTAAGAGTATATGGAAACTCAAATAATGAATCGTTAAAATATTCAATTACTAATCAACCGATTACTCCTGTTAATCATTTGGAACTATCGTTAAAAGGATACGAAGAAGATGATTTTGCAATGGTTTATGGATTTCCCGGAGGAACAAAGCAATATCTCACAGCAAGAGCCATTCAGCAAGTGGCAGAGGTGAAGAATTACCACGGAATTAAAATTCGAGATGCAAAAATGGCGATTATTACTGATGCGATGAATTCGAGTGAAGAATTATGGTTGAAGTATTCTGATTATATGGCAAAAACCTCGAACAGTTTGTTGCGATGGAAAGCTGAGTCGAGAGGAATTGAGAAGCTTGATTTAGTGAATCTGAAAAAAGAGGAAGAAAAGAAATTTATTGCTTGGGTAAATTCATCAGCAGAATTGAAGGCAAAATATGGCGATGTTATAATAGGAATAGAGTCATGTGTGGCTCGATTAGATACGCTCGAGAAGTTGAATTTGTACGTTTTCGAAGCAGGAATTAATGGAGGAAACTTTGTTTCTTTTGCTGGCAAATTCGACATGCTTAATGCAATTTGTTCGCGAAAAAATGTAAATGAGAAAAGGTTGAACAAAGAGTTGAGAAACTTACGAGTTGGTGTGTCAAATTTCTTTAATGATTATGATTTAGAGACGGAAAAGAAGTTTTTAAAAGTTATGGTGAAGCTTTACGATGAAAATGTTGGAGACTCTTTAAAACCATCACAAATTGTTGAGGCACGCAAAAAATACAATGGTAATTTCGATCAGTATATTGATGAAGCTTTTGAACAATCCATATTTTCTTCGAAAGATAAAGTGAACAAATTTTTAAAGTATTTCACAAAGGAAGATGCGGAAAAGATCGATAATGATCCTGTTTTTCAATTGTGTTTGAGCTACTTTTTGATCAACAAAGATCATGTAATGAGACAGCGTGGTAAAGTCCGTAAAGAGTATGGGAAATATCATACATTGTATTTAGGTGGAATAAGGGAAATGAAAGAGGGTGAAAAATTGGTTCCAGATGCGAACAGAAGTTTGCGTGTTTCTTTCGGTCAGATAAAAGGGATCAATGATGAAGGAGTAGAATACACATATGTGTCAAGTTTAAATGACTTGGTGGAAAAAAATCAGGAGAATTCTAAAATTTACCCTGTTCCAGAAGCTTATGCACAATCTTGTAAAGAGGCTATAGAGTCGACTAAGAAAACAATACCTACTTGTTTTATCAGTAATTGTCATACAACTGGAGGAAATTCAGGAAGTGCTGTATTAAATGCAAAAGGAAAACTAATTGGTTTGAATTTCGATAGCGCAGGAAATGGTTTGGTTGGCGATTATAAATTTATGCCAGAGCTAACCCGTCAAATTTCAGTTGATATTCGCTATGTGCGATTTGTTTTGGAAAATCAGCTTAAAGCGAAAGCATTATTAGAAGAGTGGAAGTAA
- a CDS encoding RagB/SusD family nutrient uptake outer membrane protein: protein MKNILYIGLLAFGMMSCSDFLDVDDKTKISNDKIFSNLSGVEEALNGVYYEMGDYSYYGCNMIMAAEVKGGNLKFDDLTQGSPFASNYLPAFQFTHTWEGDDDYFENFYGDIYKVISAANSVVENIEYALDASETEKLQAVAEAKAIRALAHFDLTRLYSQPYSYTANAQHLGVPYMLKNIAYDEYTRRDLLFNNYENIIVDLLEAESNLGTAVGIEDANYAKAYMSKLAAQALLARVYLYKNDWDKAKEYATKVIEDGSVSLIDNSEVLSYYSNSTPTKEDIFVLDNSGRSIAAPLSARIGIKEDRTTLYLLPSNDIIDLYENGDIRKNLFAIQMEKTLTTKWTEFSGTKDHFTPVLRLAEMYLIRAEASLNLPVSNEVQARADLDLIRKRANPAVANLQLSGAALKEELFQERRRELAFEGHLFFDIVRMGRDLRRVDCNALYNVNVDYPSNLFVLPIPEDAIKSNSQMVQNPGY, encoded by the coding sequence ATGAAAAATATACTTTACATAGGATTATTAGCATTTGGAATGATGTCTTGCTCCGATTTTTTGGATGTTGATGATAAAACTAAAATTTCCAACGATAAAATATTCTCTAACCTAAGTGGTGTTGAAGAGGCTTTAAATGGAGTTTACTACGAAATGGGAGATTACTCCTATTACGGTTGTAATATGATTATGGCAGCAGAGGTAAAAGGTGGAAATTTAAAATTTGACGACTTAACTCAAGGATCTCCTTTTGCTTCAAATTATCTTCCTGCTTTTCAGTTTACGCATACATGGGAAGGGGATGATGATTATTTTGAAAACTTTTACGGTGATATCTATAAAGTTATAAGCGCAGCAAATAGTGTAGTTGAGAATATTGAATATGCTCTAGATGCAAGTGAAACTGAAAAACTACAAGCGGTAGCAGAGGCAAAAGCAATTCGTGCATTGGCCCATTTCGATTTAACACGTTTATATTCTCAACCATATTCGTACACTGCAAATGCACAACATTTAGGTGTTCCTTATATGCTAAAGAATATTGCTTACGATGAATACACAAGACGAGATCTTCTTTTTAACAACTATGAAAATATCATTGTAGACTTGTTAGAGGCTGAAAGTAATTTAGGAACGGCAGTTGGTATTGAGGATGCAAACTACGCGAAGGCTTATATGTCAAAACTAGCAGCACAGGCTTTATTAGCTCGGGTTTATTTGTATAAAAACGATTGGGATAAGGCGAAAGAATATGCTACTAAAGTAATTGAAGATGGTAGCGTCTCTTTAATTGATAATTCTGAAGTGCTTTCATATTATTCAAACTCAACTCCTACGAAAGAGGATATTTTTGTTTTAGACAATTCAGGTAGGAGTATTGCTGCTCCTCTATCAGCTCGAATTGGAATTAAGGAAGACAGAACTACTCTTTACTTATTACCAAGTAACGATATTATTGATTTGTATGAAAATGGAGATATAAGAAAAAACTTATTTGCCATCCAGATGGAAAAGACATTAACAACCAAGTGGACTGAATTTTCTGGAACTAAAGATCATTTTACACCAGTGCTTCGCTTGGCTGAAATGTATCTAATTCGTGCAGAAGCTTCCTTAAATCTACCTGTAAGTAATGAAGTTCAAGCTCGTGCCGATTTAGATTTAATTCGTAAACGTGCCAATCCTGCTGTAGCCAACTTGCAATTATCGGGTGCTGCTCTTAAGGAAGAGTTATTCCAAGAGCGCAGAAGAGAACTAGCCTTCGAAGGTCATTTGTTCTTCGATATTGTAAGAATGGGAAGAGATTTACGAAGAGTTGATTGTAATGCACTGTACAATGTAAATGTTGATTATCCGAGTAATTTATTTGTATTGCCAATTCCTGAGGATGCTATAAAAAGCAATAGTCAGATGGTTCAAAACCCAGGATACTAA
- a CDS encoding zinc-dependent metalloprotease → MLRFKLSFLFLIGFLAISFSSQGQANVSADAKKYQSLVKKADIHENGFITVHKSDTKLWLEIPDSIMGRDLLIGSRVEEISSTRNAVAGQMMHNPIMVRFSQDDKAVYLHLMDTENQMDDNDPIGISFDRNNMQTVMHAFKIEARNIKNKASVIDVTKLFNSQIPKISPFGGASLGKSISEVTKTISARAYPENVEIVTQMGFAGKRKSFMCSMQRSIVLLPKEPMQARLSSPLIGYYDEPKKELSSNFMDAKSYAFIKRWRIEAKNEDIEGHKNGELVEPKKPIVFYVDNSIPEKWKGYIKAGIEDWQNAFEAIGFKNAIIAKDYPVNDSLFYANDFTNSCFRYVTTEKANAMGLHWIDPRSGEILQGDVLFYHNVISKLYQWRFAQTAAVDPAIRGDKNEVEEKVIGDLIRYAAAHEIGHTLGLKHNYRASYAYPVDSLRSATFTKKYGTAASIMDYARNNYIAQPKDKGVSLTPPILGIYDYFSIKWAYEPIYSASCPQEEETVLNQWIADLSKDDMYLFGTKNGMGDGTLDPSVLTESLGDDVVKAGKYGVANIKVIMENLIAWTATEKDSERDLDTMYAAVVKQYNRYLKHAEARLGGMFEFDITNETHPDEFVAVSRDKQKEALDFIMNELLTQYDWMNTSDFSARMGSLDQDIMISQGKTIKGLIDRAVLVRMFTCSNRSSDPYYVSEYLGDLTEKLFEVSKKKQSTNWLRNMQAEYVKALQKMLDEKSTDGGHPFNNVVMADIQAELLAIKTLANKNTEKGNESVRKHFSYLNFILK, encoded by the coding sequence ATGTTACGATTCAAATTATCCTTCCTCTTTCTTATTGGCTTTTTAGCCATTAGTTTCTCATCTCAGGGACAAGCAAATGTTTCTGCTGATGCAAAAAAGTATCAGAGCCTAGTGAAAAAGGCAGATATCCATGAAAATGGATTTATAACCGTTCACAAAAGTGATACGAAGCTTTGGTTAGAGATTCCTGATAGCATAATGGGAAGAGATTTGTTAATCGGTAGTAGGGTAGAAGAAATTAGCTCAACTAGAAATGCTGTAGCAGGGCAAATGATGCACAATCCAATAATGGTAAGGTTTAGCCAGGATGATAAGGCAGTTTACCTTCACTTAATGGATACTGAAAATCAGATGGATGATAATGATCCAATTGGTATTTCTTTTGATCGAAACAACATGCAAACAGTAATGCATGCATTTAAAATTGAAGCAAGAAATATAAAAAATAAGGCATCGGTAATCGATGTGACCAAACTCTTTAATTCTCAAATCCCAAAAATCTCTCCCTTTGGAGGCGCTAGCCTCGGAAAATCAATTTCTGAAGTAACCAAAACAATTAGTGCAAGAGCCTACCCTGAGAATGTAGAAATTGTAACGCAAATGGGATTTGCTGGAAAACGCAAGTCATTTATGTGTTCTATGCAACGCTCAATTGTTTTGCTACCTAAAGAACCTATGCAAGCTCGTTTGTCTAGTCCGTTAATTGGCTATTACGATGAGCCTAAAAAAGAATTATCTTCAAATTTTATGGATGCAAAATCCTATGCATTCATTAAACGATGGAGAATAGAAGCTAAAAACGAAGATATAGAAGGTCATAAAAATGGGGAATTGGTTGAACCTAAAAAGCCGATTGTTTTTTATGTAGACAATTCTATTCCTGAAAAATGGAAAGGATATATTAAAGCTGGTATAGAAGACTGGCAAAATGCTTTTGAAGCCATTGGCTTTAAAAATGCAATCATCGCAAAAGATTATCCTGTAAACGACAGTCTTTTTTATGCGAACGATTTTACAAATTCGTGTTTCAGATATGTTACAACAGAGAAAGCAAATGCAATGGGACTGCATTGGATTGATCCTCGTTCTGGTGAAATACTTCAAGGTGACGTATTGTTTTACCACAATGTGATTAGCAAATTGTACCAGTGGCGATTTGCTCAAACAGCTGCTGTTGATCCTGCCATTCGTGGTGATAAAAACGAAGTAGAAGAAAAAGTTATTGGTGATTTGATCCGTTATGCAGCAGCACATGAAATTGGGCATACTTTAGGTTTGAAACACAACTACAGAGCATCCTATGCTTATCCAGTAGATTCTTTGCGTTCTGCAACTTTCACGAAAAAGTACGGAACAGCTGCATCCATAATGGATTACGCTCGAAACAATTATATCGCTCAGCCAAAAGATAAGGGTGTGAGTCTAACACCTCCAATTTTGGGAATTTACGATTACTTCTCAATTAAATGGGCATACGAGCCTATATATTCGGCAAGCTGTCCACAGGAAGAAGAAACTGTATTGAACCAATGGATTGCTGACCTTAGTAAGGATGACATGTATTTGTTCGGAACAAAAAATGGAATGGGCGATGGTACTTTAGATCCTTCCGTTTTAACGGAATCTTTAGGTGATGATGTTGTTAAAGCAGGAAAATACGGTGTTGCAAACATCAAAGTAATCATGGAAAATTTAATCGCTTGGACTGCAACTGAAAAAGATTCTGAACGAGATTTAGATACCATGTATGCTGCTGTAGTTAAGCAATACAATCGTTATTTAAAACATGCCGAAGCTCGCTTGGGCGGCATGTTTGAGTTTGATATTACAAACGAAACCCATCCAGATGAATTTGTAGCAGTTAGCCGAGACAAACAGAAAGAAGCGCTTGATTTTATAATGAATGAATTGCTAACACAGTACGATTGGATGAATACTTCTGATTTTTCTGCGAGAATGGGATCCTTAGATCAAGATATCATGATATCACAAGGGAAAACCATAAAAGGTTTGATTGATAGAGCTGTATTGGTTAGGATGTTTACCTGTTCTAATCGATCTTCAGATCCATATTACGTAAGTGAGTATTTAGGAGATCTTACAGAGAAGCTTTTCGAAGTATCCAAAAAGAAACAAAGTACAAACTGGTTGAGAAATATGCAGGCGGAGTATGTAAAAGCTTTGCAAAAAATGCTCGATGAGAAAAGTACTGATGGCGGTCATCCTTTTAATAATGTTGTGATGGCGGATATTCAAGCTGAGTTGTTGGCAATTAAAACGCTTGCAAACAAGAATACTGAAAAAGGAAATGAATCCGTAAGGAAACACTTTTCGTACTTGAATTTCATTTTGAAATAG